The Oreochromis niloticus isolate F11D_XX linkage group LG4, O_niloticus_UMD_NMBU, whole genome shotgun sequence DNA segment CAGAGGGGTGTAAATATTTATACATTATGTGATCAGTATATGTGATAATGAGAAAATCCATTATTAAGTCAGATGATCCTACCAAAGTAAAGACAATTTTCTGCAGATCCTTTGACTTTGCAAGAATAATaacctctgtgtgtctgtataaCAAACTAGAAAATTCAGTattataaacaataaaatcccaCTTGCATGTCTTCCTGTATACCTCAGAGTGGACTATGCTTTCATAAAGAGCATCTCATCCATATCCCAATCCCCTTCTCATGTGGTCTTCCTCCCAGTCAGAGGCCACTGATGCCTTGTGTCTGGCTCATATCGGAATCCTCGCAAGAAATCTGACCAAAGCCActgacagcagcttcctgtgtTTGAGGACAGGCTGAATAACACATGGCAGTCTGATTcagaacttcattttttttttattggaacTAAAAGGTTAACACACAACTGTTAAAATGTTCACGCTGaagtctctttttcttctttttttttttgcaaaacagtatctgaaaggaTGGCCCAATTAGCTGCAAGTTCTTCTTGTTCAGTTTCTGGAGGGGGAAGAAAAATAATCCGACATACAATATTTGctcttaaaattaaaaacagaacagttTATGTCAATGGATACCTACGAAGTTGAGCAGAGGAACAAACGGAAATTTCTTTTCAAATAcctctttataaaaaaaaaaaaaaaaaaaaaaaaaaaaatcaaatttgaaATATTTACAATTCTCCTTGAAAACAATAACCGAATGGGACATTAACAGCTCAAATAGAAAAGGAAACGTCaaatatttacttattttgtCCAGATGACAAACTGCTTACAGAAAAACTTATGAtaaattcttttaaaaatgcagtAGTCCCATGTTTTACCTTATCCAAAGGATTTTAATTTGTAGCGACCTGGCCCCTGTCCTTGCTGGGCTGGCTCTTCAGGAGCAGCTCCATGTTTTGGGCTTTCAGTCTCTCCAGTTCCTTCTCCATCTCTTCGACCCGGACCGAGCAGTTCTGACCCCCGGGCTCCACGGCGCGTCTCAGCCGGTTGTTCTCCTCCTCCAGCCGGGACATGCACTTCTCCAGCTCCAGGTACTCCTTCACCAGCTCCTGCTTGGTCATATTCTGCAGGCTCTCGACGTGATACATCTCGTAGGTCTCGGAAAAGTCTCTCTGGAGGAACTCTCCACCCGCGTTCCCGGGCCTCCCAATGCCGTCGCTGCCCCCGCCGCTGCCGTCATCATAGTCCTGGTCCTCGTTTTCCAAGACCTCATCCTCGCTGCCACTGTCCTCCATGCGAACCCCGACCCCAGAAGGCCGCCTGACCCCCATCTGGGTGTTGAGATCGGGTTCCTCTCGGTCGTGCTCGTCCATCAGGAACTGAGTGGTGTTGTAAGGGGCAACCGGGAGCCCTTTGGCGAACATTTCCTCTCTTATGCGCGAA contains these protein-coding regions:
- the hexim1 gene encoding protein HEXIM1, which produces MTEPEEKTHHLKTSASPSGGSSGDALEHLPARNHDGPQNGDRGRQSEHKQQQEQRAENCEDINTDKLRQMKGGQREVCPGLAAGNELQKCPISTQPHQKPSIQGEAGDHHTTQGKNGQDRRLQVQVDSLHIDSDTGLDARLGKKRHRRRTSKKKRHWKPYNKLSWEEKKALEERETARASRIREEMFAKGLPVAPYNTTQFLMDEHDREEPDLNTQMGVRRPSGVGVRMEDSGSEDEVLENEDQDYDDGSGGGSDGIGRPGNAGGEFLQRDFSETYEMYHVESLQNMTKQELVKEYLELEKCMSRLEEENNRLRRAVEPGGQNCSVRVEEMEKELERLKAQNMELLLKSQPSKDRGQVATN